Within Candidatus Eisenbacteria bacterium, the genomic segment GCGCCACCGACGCGACGGGGAAGACGGTCGCCTACGACGGCAGGATGATCCGCTCGCGGTGAGGGACCGGCGGAGCGGCAAGGCCATCTTCCGCGAGCTCTCGAAGCTCGTCACCGAGCAGCGGAACCCGCGATCGCGGCGGCTCGACCGGCTCACCACGCCTCAGGTGCTCCGGCTCATGAACCAGGAGGATCAGCGCGTCCCGCGCGCCGTCGCGCGCGAGATCCCGAGGATCTCGAAGGCGGTGGACCTCATCGTCGAGCGTTTGCAGCGCGGGGGACGGCTCTTCTACGTGGGCGCCGGGACGAGCGGCCGCCTCGGCGTCCTCGACGCGTCCGAGTGCCCGCCCACCTTCGGCACGCCGCGTAGCATGGTGCAGGGCATCATCGCGGGCGGCCGGCGCGCCCTCGTGCGCTCGATCGAAGGGGCCGAGGACGACGCGAAGGCCGCGGCGGCGGCGCTCCGGAAGAAGCGCGTGGGCCCCGACGACGTCGTGGTCGGCATCATGGCGAGCCGGCGCACGCCGTACGCGCTCGGAGGAATCGCCTACGGCCGCAAGGTCGGCGCCGCCACCATCGCGGTGACCGCGAACCCCTCCGCGAGCGCCCGGATCGACTGCGACGTGGTGATCGCGCCGCGCGTGGGGCCGGAGGTCGTGACCGGATCCACGCGCCTCAAGTCGGGCACCGCCCAGAAGCTCGTCCTCAACATGCTCACCACCGCGACCATGGTCCGCATGGGGAAGGTCTACGAGAACCTCATGGTCGACCTCCGCACCGCGAGCCGGAAGCTCGAGGAGCGGACGAAGCGGGTCTTGATGCACGCGACCGGCGCGCGGTATG encodes:
- the murQ gene encoding N-acetylmuramic acid 6-phosphate etherase, yielding MRDRRSGKAIFRELSKLVTEQRNPRSRRLDRLTTPQVLRLMNQEDQRVPRAVAREIPRISKAVDLIVERLQRGGRLFYVGAGTSGRLGVLDASECPPTFGTPRSMVQGIIAGGRRALVRSIEGAEDDAKAAAAALRKKRVGPDDVVVGIMASRRTPYALGGIAYGRKVGAATIAVTANPSASARIDCDVVIAPRVGPEVVTGSTRLKSGTAQKLVLNMLTTATMVRMGKVYENLMVDLRTASRKLEERTKRVLMHATGARYEETDRWLRKAGGSLKVAIVMRRANVTRQEAERRLKEAQGWVRQAIQG